One part of the Lotus japonicus ecotype B-129 chromosome 2, LjGifu_v1.2 genome encodes these proteins:
- the LOC130740295 gene encoding uncharacterized protein LOC130740295: protein MARTKQTKRVSSKELTDRRAYLHASHRRGDHDTDVSTSRKGAPKATTEVPAPATEVPAPATEVPATQVPATEVPALSTPEVTATEVSPQSTPEVTAHDTVEPSTSSLDIDAVEEPESESGSESGSESEIEGEDVEVEDPNMPPLQRDPPFPGGPVELSLLQHYPDHIAPWTWHTLLGTTDPRYFERGDLRLATAGTKLGLMTCEGDNYREVLLIVERSGLYPLVKCSYVETDPGLISALVERWHEETSSFHMPFGEMTVTLDDVSALLHIPVGGRLYTPGVVSRYDVAETCALLLGGDADLCMAEFDVKKGPTMRFSFLRDLYPTAVAEGRYEHAARMYLMHLVGATLFADKSGGHSFSARWIGMLQDLERVSEFAWGAMALATLYDQLGQSSRSGVKQMGGYTSLLMAWVFEHFPDRLVRRYANPAYTEDQPRARRWTESRSGHARLDERRVLLDELTAEDVTWTPYEAHREWRHRDERALFSGYIRCPIPLLCDLIFRSGSCDSLGIYRRSRATLVRWIDLPQLRLLMRHSQLMCSTCSLRATLLQRRDRLWAVTWIGTLECLIVSSYRMRGGLISVPWLLCVGL from the exons ATGGCGAGGACAAAGCAAACTAAGAGGGTATCGTCTAAAGAGTTGACCGATCGTCGTGCCTATCTCCACGCTTCTCATAGGCGAGGTGATCATGATACAGATGTGTCGACTTCTCGGAAGGGGGCTCCGAAGGCGACCACTGAGGTTCCTGCCCCTGCCACTGAGGTTCCTGCCcctgctactgaggttcctgctactcaggttcctgctactgaggttcctgctcTCTCGACGCCTGAGGTTACTGCTACTGAGGTTTCTCCTCAGTCGACGCCTGAGGTTACTGCCCACGATACTGTTGAGCCTTCCACCTCTTCACTTgatattgatgcagttgaggagCCGGAGTCGGAGTCGGGGTCTGAGTCGGGGTCTGAGTCTGAGATTGAGGGTGAGGatgtagaggtagaggatccGAATATGCCGCCGCTCCAGAGAGATCCACCGTTTCCTGGTGGGCCGGTTGAGTTGTCACTTCTGCAGCATTACCCGGATCACATAGCGCCGTGGACGTGGCATACCCTACTAGGCACCACTGACCCTCGTTATTTTGAGCGAGGTGATTTGAGGCTTGCCACTGCTGGTACGAAGCTCGGGCTGATGACGTGTGAGGGGGACAATTACAGGGAGGTCCTCTTGATTGTGGAGAGGAGCGGACTGTATCCATTGGTCAAGTGCAGCTATGTAGAGACGGATCCAGGGCTTATATCGGCCCTTGTGGAGAGGTGGCACGAGGAGACTAGTAGTTTCCACATGccattcggggagatgactgtcACCCTTGACGACGTCTCCGCTCTTCTTCACATCCCGGTTGGTGGGAGATTGTACACTCCAGGAGTGGTCTCGAGATATGATGTGGCAGAGACCTGCGCTTTGCTGTTAGGGGGGGATGCAGATTTGTGCATGGCTGAGTTTGATGTGAAGAAGGGTCCGACTATGAGGTTCAGCTTCTTGCGAGACCTTTACCCGACAGCTGTTGCAG AGGGGCGGTACGAGCATGCAGCCAGGATGTACCTGATGCATCTTGTTGGCGCGACATTGTTCGCCGACAAGAGTGGGGGGCACTCATTCTCCGCCCGTTGGATCGGCATGCTACAGGATCTTGAGCGGGTGTCGGAGTTCGCGTGGGGCGCCATGGCCCTTGCCacgttgtacgaccagcttgGACAGTCTTCTCGCAGCGGGGTCAAACAGATGGGCGGTTACACTTCCCTGTTGATGGCCTGGGTCTTTGAGCACTTTCCAGACAGGCTCGTTCGCCGGTATGCGAACCCAGCTTACACAGAGGACCAGCCCAGAGCTCGTAGGTGGACAGAGTCACGGTCGGGGCATGCTAGGCTTGACGAGAGGCGAGTACTACTTGATGAGTTGACGGCCGAAGACGTCACTTGGACTCCATATGAGGCCCACAGGGAATGGCGACATCGGGATGAGAGGGCTTTGTTCTCAGGCTACATTCGGTGTCCTATCCCCCTGCTGTGCGACCTCATCTTCCGGAGCGGGTCATGCGACAGTTTGGGTATATACAGACGATCCCGCGCCACCCTAGTGAGATGGATAGATCTCCCGCAGCTGAGGCTGTTGATGCGGCATTCGCAGCTTATGTGCAGTACTTGTTCCTTGAGGGCGACCCTGCTACAGAGGAGGGACAGGCTGTGGGCGGTTACATGGATTGGTACGCTAGAGTGTCTCATTGTTTCATCATACCGGATGAGAGGAGGGTTGATCTCAGTGCCGtg GCTGCTTTGCGTAGGGCTTTAG
- the LOC130737128 gene encoding uncharacterized protein LOC130737128, producing MTSTFFYDDEMLLLKQDNDVSEGMLLQQQDNVQPISVDTTHLWSTDQIFETVDDLKQWAKNVGKDNGYAIVTGRSDYSRKGGNMYIVLRCSKHGVYIPYKDPKSFKYNSTGSQKCNCPFKLKGRPTEGDRNWWLKVLEGVHNHEPARSLVGHSYAGRLTEEENVQVDNMNNNWVPPRHVLATLKENNPGNLSTITQVYNRIKKVKELDRGPLT from the exons ATGACGAGCACATTTTTCTATGATGATGAAATGCTGCTTCTAAAACAAGATAATGATGTCAGTGAAGGAATGTTGCTTCAACAACAAGATAATGTTCAGCCTATAAGTGTGGATACCACTCATTTATGGTCGACCGATCAG ATATTTGAGACTGTTGATGACCTTAAACAATGGGCTAAGAATGTTGGGAAGGACAATGGATATGCGATTGTGACTGGAAGGTCTGATTATTCCAGAAAAGGTGGAAATATGTATATTGTTCTGCGGTGCTCGAAGCATGGTGTGTATATCCCGTACAAGGACCCTAAGTCCTTCAAGTACAACTCCACCGGATCACAAAAATGTAATTGTCCTTTTAAACTTAAAGGACGACCTACGGAGGGTGATAGAAATTGGTGGCTGAAAGTGTTGGAAGGggtacacaaccatgaaccagctagatCTTTGGTTGGCCATTCCTATGCTGGTCGACTAACagaagaagagaatgttcaaGTCGACAACATGAATAACAATTGGGTCCCACCGAGACACGTGTTGGCCACTTTGAAGGAAAATAATCCGGGTAACTTGTCTACCATCACTCAAGTGTATAATCGCATCAAAAAAGTTAAAGAACTAGACCGCGGGCCACTTACATAG
- the LOC130735778 gene encoding uncharacterized protein LOC130735778, translated as MQKWNEVVYAETTTQFEEEWSDMCDMCKDHPRFTSYIYDTWLVHKEKFVKAWTNRVKHFGTTTSNRAESAHASLKKMLRNGKGNLCDSWEAIDRLTIVRHNAIQASFERSINIVEHRFKSPMYKNMRGFVAKHALHLMYDEQNRFWGHGEKCGCVMKVTHGLSCACALQSMASIPYAAVDPFWKILSWEQVPVVESQTSNSGCMPLEIEALWAHFNTLDDAGQSMLRRKLKELYCPQISSLCPPEVKIKHNQSSKERKTKPPRGQSIGSTQRDLSHWELVDNQTKEQEAKASKRKPRLTKTPKTNPTSQAPKSKNKKAMTATGSKIYLPELPSFLWPYIHEVIDVVGDGNCGYRAVAALLVVELTLYEKHYTRMWGYDVVQAMHNRLTLPPDVRATKAKWMHLPEMGYLIANRFRVVFISISLKSSYTYLPMRGGAPPLEHPVIAIGHVTNHFVQLKLVSGHPMPPIAPQWEYNVEEPESEWCKPYKERLDRFMTEHTVWIGPRVITNFDLTDITED; from the exons ATGCAAAAGTGGAATGAAGTGGTATATGCGGAAACAACTACACAATTTGAGGAGGAATGGAGCGacatgtgtgatatgtgtaaggATCATCCAAGGTTCACATCGTACATTTATGACACTTGGTTGGttcacaaggagaaatttgtGAAGGCATGGACAAACAGAGTGAAGCATTTTGGAacgacaacaagtaacag GGCTGAAAGTGCACATGCAAGCTTGAAGAAGATGCTTAGGAACGGCAAGGGTAACCTGTGCGATTCATGGGAAGCAATTGATAGGTTGACCATTGTACGCCACAATGCAATacaagcatcgtttgagcgcagtattaaCATTGTAGAGCACCGTTTCAAGTCTCCAATGTATAAGAATATGAGAGGATTCGTTGCTAAACATGCACTTCACCTAATGTATGATGAACAAAACAGATTTTGGGGTCATGGTGAGAAATGCGGTTGCGTGATGAAAGTCACTCATGGACTATCTTGCGCTTGTGCACTTCAAAGTATGGCCTCAATTCCGTATGCAGCAGTtgatccattctggaagatacTTTCTTGGGAACAAGTGCCTGTTGTGGAGAGTCAAACCTCAAACAGTGGATGCATGCCGCTAGAGATTGAGGCTTTGTGGGCTCATTTCAATACCTTGGATGATGCGGGCCAAAGTATGCTGAGAAGGAAACTTAAAGAGCTTTATTGTCCTCAAATCAGTTCGTTGTGTCCTCCTGAGGTGAAGATAAAGCACAATCAATCGTCCAAGGAGAGGAAAACCAAACCTCCCAGAGGTCAATCAATAGGATCCACCCAACGTGACCTTTCACATTGGGAACTTGTTGACAATCAGACCAAAGAACAAGAAGCGAAAGCTAGCAAGAGGAAACCTAGGCTCACCAAAACTCCTAAAACAAATCCAACATCGCAAGCTCCTAAATCAAAGAACAAGAAAGCTATGACGGCCACCGGCTCCAAAATCTACTTACCGGAGTTGCCATCTTTTTTATGGCCATATATACATGAAGTGATAGATGTTGTTGGGGATGGTAATTGTGGATACAGAGCCGTCGCTGCATTGCTGGTTGTAGAACTCACACTCTATGAGAAACACTATACACGCATGTGGGGTTATGATGTGGTACAAGCCATGCACAATCGTCTCACTCTCCCTCCTGATGTTAGGGCCACTAAAGCCAAATGGATGCATCTACCGGAGATGGGGTACCTTATTGCTAACCGGTTTCGGGTGGTTTTCATCTCCATCTCGTTAAAATCTAGTTACACTTACCTTCCGATGAGAGGAGGCGCCCCACCGTTAGAACATCCTGTCATAGCTATTGGTCATGTGACcaatcactttgtacag CTGAAGTTGGTGTctggacatcctatgccgccaattgctccCCAATGGGAATACAACGTTGAAGAACCCGAGTCCGAATGGTGTAAACCGTATAAAGAGCGTTTGGATAGATTTATGACTGAACACACTGTTTGGATTGGTCCTCGTGTTATTACCAACTTTGATTTAACAGACATAACAGaagattga